The Microcystis aeruginosa NIES-843 sequence TAGAATTAGAGGAAATAGAAGGGGATGAAGAGATAGAAAATTATGCCCTGACTGCGATAAACTCCTGTCTTCAAGAGGTGCAAGAGGCAATTAATCGGCGAGAATATACTTTAGCTGAGGACTTTTACTTAAGAATTTTATCTTGGCGTGAACAATTAGCTTACATCTGGCACGATTTAGGATATTTATACTATATAATTAACCGACTAACAGAATCTTTTAACTGTTTAGCACGAGCCATAGAATTAGAGGAAAATCAAGCCTTATATCATTATACTATGGCCATGGTGCTAGAAAAGCAATCACGTTTAGATATAGCTTTATCAGCTTATCAAAAAGCGATTGATCTCAATCCCAATTTTATCGATGCTTATAACAAACTGGGCAATTTATTTTATAAACTAGGGCAGCTAGAGTCAGCCGAAAAATTCTATCAGCAGGGAATTAATAAACAGGGTGATTTTTATCCTTTTTATATCAATTTAGGCAATGTCTATTTAGTTAAACAAGCTTGGACAGAGGCAAAAAATGCTTATAAAATGGCTCAACAACTGGCAGGAGATAGAGGAGAAATTAGTCAAAATCTCTCCCTTTGGCAAATTCTGCAAGCTGACCAAAAAAGAGCGGATCTTTATTCTGGTGATTATTTTTATCAAAGAAAAATCTATCAATTAGCATTAAACTATTATCAAAAATTATTAGCAATTAAAATAGAGGACAGCAATTTTTATTTAAATTGCGCCCATTGCTATCTCATTGTTAAAGGAGAAAAACAGGCTTTAGAAGTGTATAAAAAAGGCATTGCCTATCATCCAGAAAATATTGATTTACATTTGCGCCTAATTTGGTTACTACAAAATAATTATCCGATCGAGGTGGCAATTCAAGCAACTAAATCAGCTTTAGAGTATCTTCCCGATCACCCATCCCTGAAGTTAGAATTAATGCGGTTAATGCCGATAGTTTACACAACTCAAGCCGATATTATGCAATATCGATCAAACTACGAGAAACGGTTAGATAATATCTTGGAAAATCTTGATTTAAACACTAATAATCAACAACAAGAGGCTTGGAAAAGTATTGGATTAAGAACTAACTTTTATCTTCAATATCAAGCGGAAAATGATTTAGAACTACAAAAAAAATATGGAGAATTAGTTTATAAAATTGCCTCGGTTAACTTTCCCAATTGGGTAAAAAACCTAACCATGCCTACGGGAAAAATTCGCCTTGGCTATATTTCTGCTCACCTGCGTCATCACACAGTAGCGAAACTCTTTCAAGGATGGTTGCAGTGGCGAAATCGAGAACAATTTGAAATTTATTGTTATGGAATAGATATTAATAACACCTTCGATAATTTTACCAAACAATATCAAGAGCAAAGTGAATATTTTTATCAGTTTGATAATCTGGTCAATATGGAAACAATTGCCCAACATATTTTAGATAATCAGTTACATATTCTGGTTTATTTAGATATTGGTATGGATGCTCGTACTACCCAACTAGCAGGATTGCGTTTAGCTCCAGTACAATGTGTAACTTGGGGTCATCCCATCACCTCAGGATTACCAACCATTGATTATTTTATCTCCAGTGAATTAATGGAACCCGCGCAGGGAGATAATCACTACAGTGAAAAATTAATTCGCTTATCCAATTTAGGTATTGCCTATGCCAAACCTTCCCTTCCTCTCCAGAGAAAAACTCGTTTAGAGATGGGATTAGCCGAGGATAAAATTATCTATTTAAACTGTCAGAGTTTATTTAAATATCTGCCAGAAAATGACGATATTTTTCCGAGAATTGCCCAACAAGTTCCCAACAGCCACTTTATTTTTATCTGTCATCGTAGCGAATTTGTGACCCATTGCTTTCAGTCGAGATTAAGTCAAGCTTTTAATAAGTATGGACTCAATTGGCAAGATTACGGGGTAATGATGCCACAATTAGAACAAAATGATTATTTTCAGCTTAACTTATTAGCAGACATCTATTTAGATAACTTAAGTTGGTCGGGGGGAAATACCACCTTAGAAGCAATTGCCTGTCAGCTTCCAGTTGTTACCTGTCCGGGGGAATTTATGCGCGGACGACATTCCTATGCTATCTTGAAAAGATTAGGAATAACTGATACAATTGCTACGGATAAAAATCACTATATTGAAATTGCTATCCGTTTAGGTTTAGATAATCAATGGCGACAAACAATCAAAGATTATACTAAAATGAATATCGATACAGTATTTAACGATCGAACCTCTGTAGAAAGTCTAGAAAGATTTTATCAATCTGTAGTAGGAGAAGGTAAATAAAACTTTAGGGTTACATAGGGTTTGCGGCAAAAAGTTTGTTGGGGTGTGGGGTATGGGGAAGAAAACCAGATAAAGTTCATTTTGTCAAGGATTTAAGATGCTCTTACCCTGGGTTTAATCCTCTTTCCCAAAAATGATAAGGAGTAGCAAAATAAAAATCTGTTCCTAGTTTCTGACTCAACTCTTGATGTCCACAAAATTCTTTGGCCTTGTCACAAAGGTCGGTTTTTCTTTTGTCAGGGGGAATCTCTTGGAAAAGTTTTTCGGTGACAAGGGTTGATTTCCGATGCGGTTTTGTT is a genomic window containing:
- a CDS encoding tetratricopeptide repeat protein, producing the protein MINSNHQQAIELMLASGDYNQLLLFCQQALAVHPEVTDYYPYLGLAYLLLEQQATAQEIWLFWLLQSESSQDLIMLLKKEIIRNLDCWQFGQAKLIYLQWLELEEIEGDEEIENYALTAINSCLQEVQEAINRREYTLAEDFYLRILSWREQLAYIWHDLGYLYYIINRLTESFNCLARAIELEENQALYHYTMAMVLEKQSRLDIALSAYQKAIDLNPNFIDAYNKLGNLFYKLGQLESAEKFYQQGINKQGDFYPFYINLGNVYLVKQAWTEAKNAYKMAQQLAGDRGEISQNLSLWQILQADQKRADLYSGDYFYQRKIYQLALNYYQKLLAIKIEDSNFYLNCAHCYLIVKGEKQALEVYKKGIAYHPENIDLHLRLIWLLQNNYPIEVAIQATKSALEYLPDHPSLKLELMRLMPIVYTTQADIMQYRSNYEKRLDNILENLDLNTNNQQQEAWKSIGLRTNFYLQYQAENDLELQKKYGELVYKIASVNFPNWVKNLTMPTGKIRLGYISAHLRHHTVAKLFQGWLQWRNREQFEIYCYGIDINNTFDNFTKQYQEQSEYFYQFDNLVNMETIAQHILDNQLHILVYLDIGMDARTTQLAGLRLAPVQCVTWGHPITSGLPTIDYFISSELMEPAQGDNHYSEKLIRLSNLGIAYAKPSLPLQRKTRLEMGLAEDKIIYLNCQSLFKYLPENDDIFPRIAQQVPNSHFIFICHRSEFVTHCFQSRLSQAFNKYGLNWQDYGVMMPQLEQNDYFQLNLLADIYLDNLSWSGGNTTLEAIACQLPVVTCPGEFMRGRHSYAILKRLGITDTIATDKNHYIEIAIRLGLDNQWRQTIKDYTKMNIDTVFNDRTSVESLERFYQSVVGEGK